Proteins co-encoded in one Centropristis striata isolate RG_2023a ecotype Rhode Island chromosome 24, C.striata_1.0, whole genome shotgun sequence genomic window:
- the ftcd gene encoding formimidoyltransferase-cyclodeaminase — protein MAQLVECVPNFSEGRNKEVIDAISAAISGTPGCSLLDVDPGASTNRTVYTFVGSPAAVVEGALNAARQAFSLIDMSKHSGEHPRTGAMDVCPFIPVQNVSMDDCVHCANVFGQRLAEMLHIPVFLYGEAARTQARRNLPSVRAGEYEALPDKLKRPEWAPDFGPAVFVPSWGATVTGARKFLIAYNVNLISTKEQAHRIALDIREQGRGKDQPGLLQKVQGMGWYLDEANIAQVSTNILDYDVTPLQTVHQEVCRVAEELKLPVVGSQIVGLIPLKAVLDCADFYIHRDQIFVMEEEHKVRLVISKLGLDSLGPFNPKERIIEYMVRSQEDSRLVSLSLQQFVQSVGARTAAPGGGSVSAAVAALGAGLGAMVGQMTYGKRQFEKLDGVMRRLIPPFHQAMNELLLMVDADSTAFNSYMAALKMPKNTAEEIKRREAAMQEGLQRAVSVPLALADRISVLWSPLKEMVIYGNIACKSDAQVAAKALETAVFGAYYNITINLKDITDDNFKMATQKRAVALLQEAKESAAAILLAADERK, from the exons ATGGCTCAGCTGGTCGAGTGCGTCCCAAACTTCTCTGAAGGTCGAAACAaagag GTAATCGATGCGATCTCAGCTGCCATCTCCGGCACGCCGGGCTGCAGCCTGCTGGATGTCGACCCTGGCGCCTCCACCAACCGGACCGTCTACACCTTCGTGGGCTCTCCTGCAGCCGTGGTGGAGGGAGCGCTGAACGCCGCCCGGCAGGCTTTCAGCCTCATCGACATGAGCAAACACTCAG GTGAGCATCCTCGGACCGGAGCGATGGACGTCTGTCCCTTCATCCCCGTCCAGAACGTCTCCATGGACGACTGTGTCCACTGTGCCAACGTCTTCGGACAGAGACTGGCAGAGATGCTGCACATTCCGG tgtttcttTACGGAGAAGCTGCACGAACACAAGCGAGGAGAAATCTTCCGTCCGTCCGAGCTGGAGAGTACGAAGCTTTACCTGACAAG TTGAAGCGCCCTGAGTGGGCGCCCGACTTTGGTCCCGCCGTGTTCGTGCCGTCCTGGGGCGCTACGGTGACCGGTGCACGCAAGTTCCTCATTGCCTATAACGTAAATCTGATCAGCACCAAGGAGCAGGCTCATCGCATCGCTCTGGACATCAGGGAGCAGGGCCGGGGGAAAGACCAG CCCGGGCTGCTGCAGAAGGTCCAGGGGATGGGCTGGTACCTGGACGAAGCCAACATCGCCCAGGTGTCCACCAACATCCTGGACTACGACGTGACCCCCCTCCAGACTGTGCACCAGGAGGTCTGCAGGGTcgctgag GAGCTGAAGCTGCCGGTGGTGGGCTCCCAGATTGTGGGTCTGATCCCTCTGAAGGCGGTGCTGGACTGTGCTGACTTTTATATCCACAGAGACCAAATCTTCGTCATGGAAGAGGAACACAAAGTCCGGCTG GTGATTAGTAAACTCGGCCTCGACTCTCTTGGTCCGTTCAACCCAAAGGAGAGAATCATAGA GTACATGGTGAGGTCCCAGGAGGACAGTCGCctggtgtctctgtctctgcagcagtTTGTTCAGAGCGTTGGTGCTCGGACAGCGGCTCCCGGTGGAGGATCAGTTTCTGCCGCTGTCGCTGCTCTGGGGGCGGGGCTGGGCGCCATGGTGGGTCAGATGACCTACGGGAAGAGACAGTTTGAGAAGCTGGATGGCGTGATGAGGAGGCTGATTCCTCCGTTCCATCAGGCCATGAACGAGCTGCTGCTCATGGTGGACGCCGACTCCACCGCTTTCAACAGCTACATG gCAGCACTGAAGATGCCAAAGAACACTGCAGAGGAAATAAAAAG GAGAGAGGCTGCCATGCAGGAGGGTCTGCAGCGAGCAGTGAGCGTGCCCTTGGCTCTGGCTGACAGGATCAGCGTCCTCTGGTCTCCTCTGAAGGAAATGGTCATCTACGGAAACATCGCTTGCAAGTCAGACGCTCAG GTGGCGGCTAAGGCCTTAGAGACGGCTGTTTTCGGTGCATATTACAACATCACCATAAACCTCAAAGACATCACAGATGACAACTTTAAGATGGCA ACTCAGAAGAGAGCGGTGGCGTTGCTGCAGGAAGCGAAGGAGAGTGCCGCCGCCATCCTGCTCGCTGCTGATGAGAGGAAGtga